From the Caballeronia sp. NK8 genome, one window contains:
- a CDS encoding DUF3185 family protein, with the protein MTRAISVALLVGGVVLLYFGGTSFHSLSNDVARFFTGSPTNKTIWLIAGGIVASLAGLIGLTMPSKR; encoded by the coding sequence ATGACCCGAGCGATTTCCGTTGCGCTGCTTGTCGGCGGCGTCGTGCTGCTGTATTTCGGCGGCACGTCATTCCATTCGCTCTCCAACGACGTCGCGCGCTTCTTCACGGGCTCGCCCACGAACAAGACCATCTGGCTGATCGCGGGCGGCATCGTCGCATCGCTCGCCGGGCTGATCGGCCTCACGATGCCGTCGAAGCGCTGA
- a CDS encoding mechanosensitive ion channel family protein: protein MDSIDRLRPAYDSFTAIAVTYGIDIVLAILILAVGWWISNTVANALRRTLGRTNVDATLTPVLASLAMWAIRVIAIVAALGKFGIAAASILTVLGAAGLAIGLALQGTLQNIAAGLMLLLLRPFRVGDYIEGVGTTAGTVNEIGLFTTRLTKADGIVMFVPNSLIWANAITNYSANDRRRVVINFQAQHGLRVEQVLGELRRLMSEDQRIVQDGPSAPWVAVTDYTDTGVKYNLGAWTTRSDHQYVMADLLRKIQPYTREQAVAA from the coding sequence ATGGATTCGATCGACAGACTGCGGCCCGCCTACGATTCCTTCACCGCGATCGCCGTGACCTACGGCATCGACATCGTGTTGGCGATTTTGATTCTCGCGGTGGGCTGGTGGATTTCCAACACCGTCGCGAACGCGCTGCGCCGCACGCTCGGGCGCACCAACGTGGACGCCACCCTCACGCCGGTGCTCGCCAGCCTGGCGATGTGGGCGATCCGCGTGATCGCCATCGTCGCGGCGCTCGGCAAGTTCGGCATCGCCGCGGCCAGCATTCTGACCGTGCTCGGCGCCGCCGGCCTGGCCATCGGTCTCGCGCTGCAGGGCACGCTGCAGAATATCGCGGCCGGCCTGATGCTGTTGCTGCTGCGGCCGTTTCGCGTCGGCGACTATATCGAGGGTGTCGGTACGACGGCGGGTACCGTCAACGAGATCGGGCTCTTCACGACGCGTCTCACGAAAGCCGACGGCATCGTCATGTTCGTGCCGAACAGCCTGATCTGGGCGAACGCCATCACCAACTACAGCGCGAACGATCGCCGGCGCGTCGTCATCAATTTTCAGGCGCAGCATGGGCTGCGGGTCGAACAGGTGCTAGGCGAGTTGCGCCGGCTGATGAGCGAAGATCAGCGCATCGTGCAGGACGGGCCTTCCGCGCCGTGGGTCGCGGTCACCGATTACACCGATACCGGCGTCAAGTACAACCTCGGCGCGTGGACGACCCGCAGCGATCACCAATACGTGATGGCCGATCTGCTGCGCAAGATTCAGCCGTACACGCGCGAACAGGCGGTGGCCGCGTGA